One Streptomyces sp. NBC_01217 genomic region harbors:
- a CDS encoding tRNA (adenine-N1)-methyltransferase yields MSEPTGAARRRGPFKVGDQVQLTDPKGRHYTFTLEAGKNFHTHKGSFPHDELIGAPEGSVVRTTGNVAYLALRPLLPDYVLSMPRGAAVVYPKDAGQILAFADIFPGARVVEAGVGSGSLSTFLLRAIGDQGMLHSYERREDFAEIAQQNVERYFGEPHPAWQLTVGDLQDNLSDTDVDRVVLDMLAPWECLEAVSKALVPGGILCAYVATTTQLARTVESIREIGCFAEPQPWESMIRNWHVEGLAVRPDHRMIGHTGFLVTARRLADGVEAPLRRRRPAKGAYGEDYDGPGSQSGSSRG; encoded by the coding sequence ATGTCTGAACCGACCGGTGCCGCCCGCCGACGCGGGCCCTTCAAGGTCGGGGACCAGGTCCAGCTCACCGATCCCAAGGGACGCCACTACACCTTCACGCTCGAAGCCGGAAAGAATTTCCACACCCACAAGGGTTCTTTCCCGCACGACGAGCTGATCGGTGCCCCCGAGGGCAGTGTGGTCCGAACCACGGGAAACGTCGCCTACCTCGCGCTGCGTCCCCTGCTCCCCGACTACGTCCTGTCCATGCCCCGCGGCGCCGCCGTGGTCTACCCCAAGGACGCGGGGCAGATCCTGGCCTTCGCCGACATCTTCCCCGGCGCCCGCGTCGTGGAGGCCGGGGTCGGCTCCGGCTCGCTCTCCACCTTCCTGCTGCGCGCCATCGGCGACCAGGGCATGCTGCACTCCTACGAGCGCCGCGAGGACTTCGCCGAGATCGCCCAGCAGAACGTGGAACGCTACTTCGGCGAACCGCACCCTGCCTGGCAGCTCACTGTCGGCGACCTCCAGGACAACCTCTCGGACACCGACGTCGACCGTGTCGTCCTGGACATGCTGGCCCCCTGGGAGTGCCTGGAGGCCGTCTCCAAGGCGCTCGTGCCCGGTGGCATCCTCTGCGCGTACGTCGCGACCACCACCCAGCTCGCGCGGACCGTCGAGTCCATCCGCGAGATCGGCTGCTTCGCCGAACCGCAGCCCTGGGAATCGATGATCCGCAACTGGCACGTCGAGGGCCTGGCCGTTCGCCCGGACCACCGCATGATCGGCCACACCGGCTTCCTCGTCACCGCCCGCCGCCTGGCCGACGGTGTGGAGGCCCCGCTGCGCCGCCGCCGTCCCGCGAAGGGCGCCTACGGCGAGGACTACGACGGTCCCGGCAGCCAGAGCGGCTCCTCCCGCGGCTGA
- the arc gene encoding proteasome ATPase: MAAHDDDINRGIRPGRGSEDPAGQVAYLEQEIAVLRRKLADSPRHTRILEERIVELQTNLAGVSAQNERLANTLREARDQIVALKEEVDRLAQPPAGFGVFLQGNEDGTCDIFTGGRKLRVNVSPSVELDDLRRGQEVMLNEALNVVDAMEFERAGDIVTLKEILEDGERALVIGHTDEERVVRLAEPLLDITIRPGDALLLEPRSGYVYEVVPKSEVEELVLEEVPDIDYDKIGGLGDQIELIRDAVELPYLHPDLFKEHELRPPKGILLYGPPGCGKTLIAKAVANSLAKKVAEVTGQPAGKSYFLNIKGPELLNKYVGETERHIRLVFQRAREKASEGTPVIVFFDEMESLFRTRGSGVSSDVENTIVPQLLAEIDGVEGLENVIVIGASNREDMIDPAILRPGRLDVKIKIERPDAEAAKDIFAKYLTPSLPLHADDLSEHTGSKEAATHAMIQSVVERMYTESEENRFLEVTYANGDKEVLYFKDFNSGAMIQNIVDRAKKMAIKAFLDQGQKGLRVSHLLQACVDEFKENEDLPNTTNPDDWARISGKKGERIVFIRTLVTGKQGADTGRSIDTVANTGQYL, encoded by the coding sequence GTGGCAGCCCACGACGACGACATCAACCGCGGCATCCGGCCCGGGCGGGGGTCCGAAGACCCAGCCGGCCAGGTCGCCTATCTCGAGCAGGAAATCGCCGTCCTGCGACGTAAGCTCGCCGACTCTCCGCGCCATACGAGGATTCTCGAAGAGCGGATCGTCGAGTTGCAGACCAACCTGGCAGGCGTGTCCGCGCAGAACGAGCGGCTCGCCAATACGCTCCGCGAGGCCCGCGACCAGATCGTGGCCCTCAAGGAAGAAGTCGACCGGCTCGCACAGCCGCCGGCCGGTTTCGGCGTGTTCTTGCAGGGCAATGAGGACGGCACCTGCGACATCTTCACCGGGGGCCGCAAGCTCCGGGTGAATGTCAGCCCCAGCGTCGAGCTCGACGACCTCCGGCGCGGCCAGGAAGTCATGCTCAACGAAGCGCTCAATGTGGTCGACGCCATGGAATTCGAGCGGGCCGGGGACATCGTCACCCTCAAGGAGATCCTTGAGGACGGCGAGCGCGCCCTGGTCATCGGGCACACCGACGAGGAACGGGTGGTGCGGCTCGCCGAGCCGCTGCTGGACATCACCATCCGCCCCGGCGACGCCCTGCTGCTCGAACCCAGGTCCGGCTACGTCTACGAAGTGGTCCCCAAGAGCGAGGTCGAAGAGCTCGTCCTCGAAGAGGTACCGGACATCGACTACGACAAGATCGGCGGCCTGGGCGACCAGATCGAGCTGATCCGGGACGCGGTCGAGCTCCCCTACCTCCACCCCGACCTCTTCAAGGAACACGAACTGCGGCCGCCGAAGGGCATCCTGCTCTACGGCCCGCCCGGCTGCGGCAAGACACTCATCGCCAAGGCAGTGGCCAACTCCCTTGCCAAGAAGGTCGCCGAAGTCACCGGGCAGCCCGCGGGCAAGAGCTACTTCCTCAACATCAAGGGCCCGGAACTCCTGAACAAGTACGTCGGCGAGACCGAGCGACACATCCGCCTGGTCTTCCAGCGTGCCCGTGAGAAGGCGAGCGAGGGCACCCCCGTCATCGTCTTCTTCGACGAGATGGAGTCCCTGTTCCGCACCCGGGGATCCGGCGTCAGCTCGGACGTGGAGAACACCATCGTCCCCCAGCTGCTCGCCGAGATCGACGGCGTCGAGGGCCTGGAGAACGTCATCGTCATCGGCGCCTCCAACCGCGAGGACATGATCGACCCCGCGATCCTGCGACCCGGTCGCCTCGATGTGAAGATCAAGATCGAGCGTCCGGACGCGGAGGCCGCGAAGGACATCTTCGCGAAGTACCTCACGCCTTCGCTGCCGCTGCACGCGGACGACCTCTCGGAGCACACCGGCTCCAAGGAAGCCGCCACGCACGCCATGATCCAGTCGGTCGTCGAGCGGATGTACACCGAGTCCGAGGAGAACCGCTTCCTCGAGGTCACGTACGCCAACGGCGACAAGGAAGTCCTCTACTTCAAGGACTTCAATTCCGGCGCGATGATCCAGAACATCGTCGACCGGGCCAAGAAGATGGCCATCAAGGCCTTCCTCGACCAGGGCCAGAAGGGCCTTCGCGTCTCCCATCTCCTCCAGGCATGCGTGGATGAGTTCAAGGAGAACGAGGACCTGCCGAACACCACCAACCCGGACGACTGGGCCAGGATCTCCGGCAAGAAGGGCGAGCGGATCGTCTTCATCCGTACGCTCGTCACCGGAAAGCAGGGCGCAGACACCGGTCGGTCCATCGACACGGTGGCGAATACCGGGCAGTACCTGTAG
- a CDS encoding ABC transporter substrate-binding protein produces MNRKTLVLPAVVGLLAPVLAACGASGDGGDGKGAIVVGTTDQFVASKDNPAPLDPAIGYEAGVWNVLRQTVQTLTHVPRGGGEPVPEAAESCAFTDTQNESYRCKLRSGLKFADGKAVTADDVKYSIDRVVRIEAANGPVALLDGIDTIETQGDREVIFHLRTPDATFPYKLATPAAGIVQRSKYAANSPRAGFQVDGSGPYTMKPVVEHNQVVKVLFTRNPLYKGDLKVLNEKVELDLFPDAKAMGKALDDRKIDMMTRTMTPEQSQQLLENPKNGIKLTEMPGLSISYLGFDTSDPAVSKAVRQAMAQVIDRGEIASKVYGTTAEPLYSLIPSSITAHTNSFYNKYGEPSIKKAEATLRAAGIDTPVKLTLHYTTDHYGEATATEFENLKKQLNDTGLFDITVKGTPWAKYRPAQVRGDYAVYGMGWFPDFPDPDNYTAPFLDKNNFLNSPYESAVAQKTLIPQSRRETDRSAAAKTFQQLQDIVANDVPVLPIWQGKQYVASREELTGVEWAVNSSADLQLWELGKRTV; encoded by the coding sequence ATGAACCGCAAGACTCTGGTGCTGCCGGCCGTGGTCGGTCTGCTCGCACCCGTACTCGCCGCCTGCGGCGCGTCGGGCGACGGGGGCGATGGCAAGGGGGCCATCGTTGTCGGCACCACGGACCAGTTCGTCGCCTCCAAGGACAACCCCGCGCCGCTGGACCCCGCCATCGGCTACGAAGCGGGCGTCTGGAACGTGCTGCGGCAGACGGTGCAGACCCTGACGCATGTGCCGCGCGGCGGCGGCGAGCCGGTCCCCGAGGCCGCCGAGAGCTGTGCGTTCACGGACACGCAGAACGAGAGTTACCGCTGCAAGCTACGCAGCGGCCTGAAGTTCGCCGACGGCAAGGCCGTCACCGCCGACGACGTGAAGTACTCCATCGACCGGGTCGTCCGCATCGAAGCCGCCAACGGGCCCGTCGCCCTGCTCGACGGCATCGACACGATCGAGACGCAGGGCGACCGCGAGGTCATCTTCCATCTCCGCACGCCGGACGCCACGTTCCCGTACAAGCTCGCCACCCCGGCCGCCGGGATCGTGCAGCGGAGCAAGTACGCGGCGAATTCCCCGCGGGCCGGATTCCAGGTGGACGGCTCGGGTCCGTACACCATGAAGCCGGTAGTCGAGCACAACCAGGTCGTCAAGGTCCTTTTCACCAGGAACCCCCTCTACAAGGGGGACCTGAAGGTGCTCAACGAGAAGGTCGAGCTGGATCTCTTCCCGGACGCGAAGGCGATGGGGAAGGCCCTCGACGACCGGAAGATCGACATGATGACCCGCACCATGACTCCCGAGCAGTCGCAGCAGCTGCTCGAAAACCCCAAGAACGGCATCAAGCTCACCGAGATGCCGGGCCTGTCCATCAGCTATCTCGGCTTCGACACCAGCGACCCGGCCGTGAGCAAGGCCGTCCGCCAGGCCATGGCCCAGGTCATCGACCGCGGTGAGATCGCGAGCAAGGTGTACGGCACCACCGCCGAGCCGCTGTACTCGCTGATCCCGTCCAGCATCACCGCGCACACCAACTCGTTCTACAACAAGTACGGCGAGCCCAGCATCAAGAAGGCCGAGGCGACCCTGCGCGCGGCGGGCATCGACACCCCGGTGAAGCTGACCCTGCACTACACGACCGACCACTACGGCGAAGCCACCGCCACCGAGTTCGAGAACCTGAAGAAGCAGCTCAACGACACCGGGCTGTTCGACATCACCGTCAAGGGCACCCCCTGGGCGAAGTACCGCCCCGCACAGGTACGCGGCGACTACGCCGTCTACGGAATGGGCTGGTTCCCCGACTTCCCGGACCCCGACAACTACACCGCGCCGTTCCTCGACAAGAACAACTTCCTCAACTCGCCCTACGAGTCGGCCGTGGCCCAGAAGACGCTCATCCCGCAGTCCCGCCGCGAGACCGACCGCAGCGCCGCGGCCAAGACCTTCCAGCAACTCCAGGACATCGTCGCCAACGACGTCCCCGTACTGCCGATCTGGCAGGGCAAGCAGTACGTCGCATCCCGCGAGGAACTCACCGGCGTCGAATGGGCGGTCAACTCCTCCGCCGACCTCCAGCTCTGGGAGCTGGGCAAGCGAACCGTCTGA
- a CDS encoding HAD family hydrolase: MTSTVPASLTRTAEGAALQAVLLDMDGTLVDTEGFWWDAEVEVFAELGHQLDEAWRDVVVGGPMTRSAGYLVDVTGADITLDELTVLLNDRFERRIGRGVPLMPGAARLLAELARHEIPTALVSASHRRIIDRVLDSVGHHHFSLTVAGDEVSRTKPHPEPYLTAASGFRAEPGRCAVIEDTATGVAAAEAAGCRVVAVPSVAPISPAYGRAVVRSLEEVDLAFLRGLVTGMQ, from the coding sequence ATGACCAGCACGGTTCCCGCGTCCCTGACCCGCACGGCCGAAGGCGCCGCGCTGCAGGCCGTCCTGCTCGACATGGACGGCACCCTCGTCGACACCGAGGGCTTCTGGTGGGACGCCGAAGTGGAGGTATTCGCCGAACTCGGGCATCAGCTCGACGAGGCCTGGCGGGATGTGGTGGTCGGCGGGCCGATGACCCGCAGTGCCGGATACCTCGTGGATGTCACCGGCGCGGACATCACCCTCGACGAGCTCACCGTGCTGCTGAACGACCGCTTCGAGAGGCGCATCGGCCGCGGAGTGCCGCTGATGCCGGGCGCGGCACGGCTGCTGGCCGAACTGGCCAGGCACGAGATCCCCACCGCCCTGGTCTCCGCCTCGCACCGGCGGATCATCGACCGGGTGCTGGACTCGGTGGGTCACCACCACTTCTCCCTCACCGTCGCGGGCGACGAGGTCTCCCGTACGAAGCCGCACCCGGAGCCCTATCTCACGGCCGCGTCCGGCTTCAGGGCGGAGCCCGGGCGCTGTGCGGTCATCGAGGACACCGCGACCGGTGTCGCGGCGGCGGAGGCCGCGGGCTGCCGGGTGGTCGCCGTGCCGTCCGTCGCACCGATCTCCCCCGCATACGGCCGGGCGGTCGTACGTTCGCTCGAAGAAGTCGATCTCGCATTTCTCCGCGGCCTGGTCACGGGAATGCAGTGA
- a CDS encoding ferredoxin, with translation MTVQQDAPTGGDTQDLEVWIDQDLCTGDGICVQYAPEVFELDIDGLAYVKSGDDELLQDKGATTPVPLPLLQDVVDSAKECPGDCIHVRRVSDSVEVYGPEAA, from the coding sequence ATGACCGTGCAGCAGGACGCTCCCACCGGCGGCGACACTCAGGACCTGGAGGTCTGGATCGACCAGGACCTCTGTACGGGAGACGGTATCTGCGTGCAGTACGCACCTGAGGTGTTCGAGCTGGACATCGACGGTCTGGCGTATGTGAAGAGCGGCGACGACGAGCTGCTGCAGGACAAGGGCGCGACGACGCCCGTACCGCTGCCGCTCCTGCAGGACGTGGTCGATTCGGCCAAGGAGTGCCCGGGCGACTGCATCCACGTACGTCGTGTTTCGGACAGCGTCGAGGTGTACGGTCCCGAGGCCGCCTGA
- a CDS encoding site-2 protease family protein, whose product MDESGDSGRPQPGAGGSVPGAGPDKGEPRRPEEPGGGLLMGRPFGVPVYVAPSWFLVAALITWVFGGQLDRVLPELGAARYLVSLFFAIAFYASVLVHELAHTVVALRYKLPVRRIQLQFFGGVSEIEKESETPGREFVLAFVGPLLSLVLAGVFYAGMAFVEPGTVPGVLLAGLMISNLLVAAFNLLPGLPLDGGRMLRAVVWKITGRPMSGTVAAAWVGRALAVITLFGLPLLTHTGAFGNNPQDLSGFDTVTDALLAAVLAAIIWTGAGNSLRMARLREHLPELRARTLTRRAVPVEAATPLSEALRRANEAGARALVVVDGLGEPRSVVRETAIVSVPEHRRPWVAVSSLAQDLTEGMKISAELAGEELLDRLKASPATEYLVLEETGEIYGVLSTSDVERAFVAALARPAA is encoded by the coding sequence GTGGACGAGAGCGGCGACAGCGGGCGGCCGCAGCCCGGCGCAGGGGGATCGGTTCCCGGCGCCGGCCCCGACAAGGGCGAGCCGCGGCGCCCCGAAGAGCCCGGCGGCGGCCTGCTCATGGGCCGTCCCTTCGGTGTGCCCGTGTACGTCGCGCCCAGCTGGTTCCTCGTGGCCGCCCTGATCACGTGGGTCTTCGGCGGCCAGCTCGACCGGGTGCTGCCCGAGCTCGGCGCGGCGCGCTATCTGGTCTCCCTCTTCTTCGCGATCGCCTTCTACGCCTCCGTACTCGTCCACGAGCTCGCCCACACGGTCGTCGCGCTGCGCTACAAACTGCCGGTGCGCCGTATCCAGCTCCAGTTCTTCGGCGGCGTCTCCGAGATCGAGAAGGAGTCCGAGACCCCGGGCCGCGAATTCGTACTCGCCTTCGTGGGCCCCCTGCTCTCCCTGGTGCTCGCGGGTGTCTTCTACGCCGGGATGGCGTTCGTCGAGCCCGGCACCGTGCCCGGTGTCCTCCTCGCCGGACTGATGATCTCCAACCTCCTGGTGGCCGCCTTCAACCTGCTGCCCGGCCTCCCGCTCGACGGCGGACGCATGCTCCGCGCCGTCGTATGGAAGATCACCGGCCGGCCGATGAGCGGCACCGTCGCCGCCGCCTGGGTCGGCCGCGCGCTCGCCGTCATCACCCTCTTCGGCCTCCCGCTGCTCACCCACACCGGCGCCTTCGGGAACAACCCCCAGGACCTCAGCGGCTTCGACACCGTCACCGACGCGCTGCTCGCCGCCGTCCTCGCCGCCATCATCTGGACCGGGGCGGGCAACAGCCTGCGCATGGCGCGCCTGCGCGAACACCTCCCCGAACTGCGCGCCCGCACCCTCACCCGGCGCGCGGTCCCGGTGGAGGCCGCCACCCCGCTCTCCGAGGCCCTGCGCCGCGCCAACGAAGCCGGCGCCCGCGCCCTCGTCGTCGTCGACGGGCTCGGCGAACCCCGCAGCGTCGTCCGGGAGACGGCCATCGTCTCCGTCCCCGAACACCGCCGCCCCTGGGTCGCCGTCAGCAGCCTCGCCCAGGACCTCACCGAGGGCATGAAGATCTCCGCCGAACTGGCCGGCGAGGAGCTCCTGGACAGGCTCAAGGCCAGTCCCGCCACCGAATACCTCGTCCTTGAGGAGACCGGCGAGATCTACGGCGTGCTGTCCACATCCGACGTCGAACGGGCATTCGTCGCCGCCCTGGCGAGGCCCGCCGCCTGA
- the dop gene encoding depupylase/deamidase Dop: protein MTVRRVMGIETEYGISVPGHPNANAMLTSSQIVNAYAAAMHRARRARWDFEEENPLRDARGFDLARETADSSQLTDEDIGLANVILTNGARLYVDHAHPEYSSPEVTNPRDAVLWDKAGERVMAEAAERAAQLPGAQPIHLYKNNTDNKGASYGTHENYLMKRETPFSDIVRHLTPFFVSRQVVTGAGRVGLGQDGHEHGFQISQRADYFEVEVGLETTLKRPIINTRDEPHSDAEKYRRLHVIIGDANLSEISTYLKLGTTALVLSMIEDGFINVDLAVDQPVRTLHHVSHDPSLKHLITLRSGRTLTAVQLQMEYFELGRKYVEERYGVDADEQTKDVLIRWEDTLNRLENDPMSLSGELDWIAKRELMEGYRRRDDLDWDAARLHLVDLQYADVRAEKGLYNRLAARGKMKRLLDEGEVEKARTKPPEDTRAYFRGRCLEQYADDVAAASWDSVIFDLPGHDSLQRVPTLEPLRGTRNHVKELLDRCRTAEELVQVLSGG from the coding sequence ATGACCGTACGGCGAGTAATGGGCATCGAGACGGAGTACGGGATCTCCGTCCCCGGCCACCCCAACGCCAATGCCATGCTCACCTCATCCCAGATCGTCAACGCCTACGCAGCGGCGATGCACCGGGCGCGCCGCGCCCGCTGGGACTTCGAGGAGGAGAACCCGCTGCGGGACGCGCGAGGTTTCGATCTCGCCCGCGAGACCGCGGACTCCAGCCAGCTCACCGACGAGGACATCGGCCTCGCCAATGTCATCCTCACCAACGGGGCCCGCCTCTACGTGGACCACGCACACCCCGAATACAGCTCCCCCGAGGTCACCAATCCGCGGGACGCGGTCCTCTGGGACAAGGCCGGCGAACGCGTCATGGCCGAAGCGGCCGAACGCGCGGCCCAGCTTCCCGGCGCCCAGCCGATCCACCTCTACAAGAACAACACCGACAACAAGGGCGCCTCGTACGGCACGCACGAGAACTATCTGATGAAGCGGGAGACCCCCTTCTCCGACATCGTGCGCCATCTGACCCCGTTCTTCGTCTCCCGCCAGGTGGTCACCGGTGCGGGACGCGTGGGACTCGGCCAGGACGGCCACGAACACGGCTTCCAGATCAGTCAGCGCGCCGACTACTTCGAGGTCGAGGTCGGCCTGGAGACCACCCTCAAGCGCCCCATCATCAACACCCGCGACGAGCCCCACTCCGACGCCGAGAAGTACCGCCGGCTCCATGTGATCATCGGCGACGCGAACCTCTCGGAGATCTCCACCTACCTCAAGCTCGGCACCACCGCCCTGGTCCTCTCGATGATCGAGGACGGCTTCATCAACGTGGATCTCGCGGTCGACCAGCCGGTGCGCACCCTGCACCATGTCTCCCACGACCCGTCGCTGAAGCATCTGATCACGCTGCGCAGCGGCCGTACCCTCACCGCGGTACAGCTCCAGATGGAGTACTTCGAGCTGGGCCGCAAGTACGTCGAGGAGCGGTACGGGGTGGACGCCGACGAGCAGACCAAGGACGTCCTGATTCGGTGGGAGGACACCCTCAACCGGCTGGAGAACGATCCGATGAGCCTGTCCGGCGAGCTCGACTGGATCGCCAAGCGGGAGCTCATGGAGGGCTACCGCCGCCGGGACGACCTGGACTGGGACGCGGCGCGGCTGCACCTGGTGGATCTCCAGTACGCCGACGTGAGGGCCGAGAAGGGCCTGTACAACCGTCTGGCGGCCCGCGGGAAGATGAAGCGCCTGCTGGACGAGGGTGAGGTCGAGAAGGCCCGTACGAAGCCTCCGGAGGACACCAGGGCCTATTTCCGCGGCCGCTGCCTGGAGCAGTACGCGGACGACGTGGCCGCGGCCTCGTGGGACTCGGTGATCTTCGATCTGCCCGGTCATGACTCACTGCAGCGGGTACCCACCCTGGAACCGCTCCGCGGCACCCGTAATCACGTCAAGGAGCTGCTGGACCGCTGCCGCACGGCGGAGGAGCTGGTCCAGGTGCTGTCGGGCGGCTGA
- a CDS encoding response regulator transcription factor translates to MAIRVLLVDDQPLLRTGFRMILEAEGDLAVVGEAGDGLQALDQVRALQPDVVLMDIRMPRMDGVEATRQITGPGRDGPAKVLVLTTFDLDEYVVEALRAGASGFLLKDAPANELVQAIRVVAAGEAMLAPSVTRRLLDKYADHLPSGEETVPDTLHTLTDREVEVLKLVARGLSNAEIAADLFVSETTVKTHVGHVLTKLGLRDRVQAAVYAYESGLVRPGAQ, encoded by the coding sequence GTGGCTATCCGCGTCCTGCTGGTCGATGACCAACCGCTGCTGCGCACCGGCTTCCGGATGATTCTGGAGGCGGAGGGGGATCTCGCGGTGGTGGGCGAGGCCGGGGACGGCCTCCAGGCTCTCGACCAGGTGCGGGCGCTGCAGCCCGATGTGGTGCTGATGGACATCCGCATGCCGCGGATGGACGGCGTCGAGGCCACGCGCCAGATCACCGGTCCCGGTCGCGACGGTCCGGCCAAGGTGCTGGTGCTGACCACGTTCGATCTCGACGAGTACGTGGTGGAGGCGCTGCGCGCCGGTGCCAGCGGCTTCCTGTTGAAGGACGCTCCGGCCAATGAGCTGGTGCAGGCCATCCGCGTGGTCGCGGCGGGCGAGGCGATGCTCGCCCCGAGCGTCACCCGTAGGCTGCTCGACAAGTACGCGGACCATCTGCCCTCCGGCGAGGAGACGGTGCCCGACACCCTGCACACGCTGACGGACCGCGAGGTCGAGGTGCTGAAGCTGGTGGCGCGCGGTCTGTCGAATGCGGAGATCGCCGCGGATCTGTTCGTCAGTGAGACGACGGTCAAGACGCATGTCGGCCATGTGCTGACCAAGCTCGGTCTGCGCGACCGGGTACAGGCGGCGGTGTACGCGTACGAGAGCGGCCTGGTGCGCCCCGGCGCCCAGTGA
- a CDS encoding RecB family exonuclease: MQCPLLYRFRVIDKLPEKPSEAATRGTLVHAVLERLFDNPAAERTAGRATALIPAQWDRLLESKPELSELFPGEAGGERLARWLSEAESLVERWFSLEDPTRLEPAERELFVETELESGLRLRGVIDRIDVAPTGEVRIVDYKTGKAPRPEYAEGALFQMKFYALVIWRLKGVVPRRLQLVYLGSGDIMTYDPVVADLERVERKLLALWDAIRLATETGEWRPRPTKLCGWCDHQSVCPEFGGTPPVYPLSVRPAEPEQDVQGRMDPVRAEAGRPVAPEAS; the protein is encoded by the coding sequence ATGCAGTGCCCTTTGCTGTACCGCTTCCGGGTCATCGACAAACTGCCGGAGAAGCCCAGCGAGGCGGCGACGCGGGGCACGCTGGTGCATGCGGTGCTTGAGCGGCTCTTCGACAACCCGGCGGCGGAGCGTACGGCGGGCCGGGCCACGGCGCTGATCCCCGCGCAGTGGGACCGGCTGCTGGAGTCGAAGCCGGAGCTGTCGGAGCTGTTCCCGGGGGAAGCCGGGGGCGAGCGGCTGGCGCGGTGGCTCTCGGAGGCGGAGAGCCTGGTGGAGCGGTGGTTCTCGCTGGAGGATCCGACGCGCCTGGAGCCCGCCGAGCGGGAGCTGTTCGTCGAGACGGAGCTGGAGTCGGGGCTGCGGCTGCGCGGGGTGATCGACCGGATCGATGTGGCGCCGACGGGCGAGGTCCGGATCGTCGACTACAAGACGGGGAAGGCCCCGCGCCCGGAGTACGCGGAGGGCGCGCTCTTCCAGATGAAGTTCTACGCCCTGGTGATCTGGCGGCTGAAGGGTGTGGTGCCGCGCCGGCTCCAGCTGGTCTATCTCGGCAGCGGCGACATCATGACGTACGACCCGGTGGTGGCGGATCTGGAGCGGGTCGAGCGGAAGCTGCTGGCGCTCTGGGACGCGATCCGGCTGGCGACGGAGACAGGTGAGTGGCGGCCCCGGCCGACGAAGCTCTGCGGCTGGTGCGACCACCAGTCGGTCTGCCCGGAATTCGGCGGCACTCCCCCGGTATATCCGTTGTCGGTCCGCCCGGCGGAGCCGGAGCAGGATGTCCAGGGCAGAATGGATCCGGTCCGCGCTGAGGCCGGCCGGCCTGTGGCCCCCGAAGCATCTTGA